A stretch of the Marivirga tractuosa DSM 4126 genome encodes the following:
- a CDS encoding c-type cytochrome, with protein MKFSRILLIISLFIFFGGCEYERIAGPNGDCDASSFELIIESVKNTACNEAAGEIELSVTGDIEVEYKLNDGDFTEDPVFTSLSAGNYSVQARSISSNCVSEQIEVTIDNIDGLQISVAEKDNSNCGDNTGKIIVEQQGGVEPIEYIINENEIQGSPEFTGLSNGNYTIVARDANGCEAEISGIEILSGISFNNDIKAIISANCAISGCHNGTQSPNFTIDNNIIQNASRIKTRTGNGSMPPAGRPDLSNDEIQAIACWVDDGALNN; from the coding sequence ATGAAATTCAGTAGAATACTATTAATTATATCACTTTTTATTTTCTTTGGTGGATGTGAATATGAAAGAATTGCCGGTCCTAATGGAGATTGTGATGCTAGCTCTTTTGAGCTTATTATTGAGTCTGTAAAAAATACTGCATGTAATGAAGCTGCTGGTGAAATAGAATTAAGCGTAACTGGAGATATTGAGGTTGAATATAAGTTAAACGATGGTGATTTTACTGAAGACCCAGTGTTCACTAGTCTCTCAGCTGGGAATTATAGTGTTCAAGCCAGGTCAATATCTTCAAATTGTGTAAGTGAACAAATAGAGGTAACCATTGATAATATAGATGGTTTGCAAATTTCAGTAGCTGAAAAAGATAATTCGAATTGTGGAGATAACACGGGAAAGATTATAGTAGAACAACAAGGAGGGGTTGAGCCCATCGAATATATAATTAATGAAAATGAAATACAGGGAAGTCCGGAATTTACCGGATTATCCAACGGAAATTACACTATTGTGGCGCGTGATGCAAATGGCTGTGAGGCGGAAATTTCAGGAATTGAAATTTTAAGTGGGATTAGTTTTAACAATGATATTAAAGCAATCATTTCTGCAAATTGTGCGATTAGTGGCTGCCATAATGGTACTCAATCACCTAATTTTACGATTGACAATAATATTATTCAAAATGCTTCCAGAATAAAAACCAGAACAGGAAATGGTTCAATGCCTCCTGCTGGAAGACCTGATTTGTCAAATGATGAAATTCAAGCTATAGCTTGCTGGGTAGATGATGGAGCTTTAAACAATTAA
- a CDS encoding glycine-rich domain-containing protein, with translation MFQSATDKSNESLLRALDSNEDHIIIEGFMERYSINREDAEEILQETKKWLWLASENIKEKKRFRLFIDSSLLIIDEMWHNFILHTRSYQKFCNDKLNLFVHHEPTLPSAKVKGFDSDVEKQKFEKHQEEKLSQQLSYIYDKLGAETVSKWYEEYPEKFSKEKLKALKR, from the coding sequence ATGTTTCAATCAGCAACTGATAAATCTAATGAAAGCTTACTAAGAGCATTAGATAGCAATGAGGATCATATCATCATCGAAGGTTTTATGGAAAGATATTCCATAAATCGTGAGGATGCAGAAGAAATCTTACAAGAGACCAAAAAATGGCTATGGTTAGCTTCCGAAAATATCAAAGAAAAGAAACGATTTCGTCTCTTTATTGACAGCTCATTACTGATCATTGATGAGATGTGGCATAACTTCATTTTGCATACACGTTCTTATCAGAAGTTTTGCAATGATAAGCTTAATTTGTTTGTGCATCATGAACCTACTCTTCCCTCAGCAAAGGTAAAAGGTTTTGATAGTGATGTTGAAAAACAAAAATTTGAAAAGCACCAAGAAGAAAAATTAAGTCAACAGTTGTCCTACATTTACGACAAACTGGGAGCTGAAACAGTTAGCAAGTGGTATGAAGAGTATCCTGAAAAATTTAGCAAAGAGAAATTAAAAGCTTTAAAACGCTAA
- a CDS encoding sensor histidine kinase — translation MKGKLLHISKAYREKKTTYVVFFIFLSFYHVFPSNSQSFFSPMMHHYSAKDYKAGLSNWDMLQSTDDLLFFSNLSGLLHFDGKEWQYITIKGGKISRAIHRDHNGRIFVGSNDEFGYLDIDNSGNTYYQSLSNNLELKRFGQILQILSIKNDIYFISSKYLIRFNQDVFKYWELKRGVGGFIHQEKLYIKQSNQALLKLNKDSLIALSGPNIEIPVAIRGNTITANDLNEKYIIGIGQKKGFIFRNDSIIETKDQYPFGDLLLSLSKNKDNSYWAATANNGIFNFNIGDSVFNHLDVSKGLASNINFNIYSDKQNGIWAMHQEGITRIQGSKKIMHWGEDLDFDAPISKILNIKNQIYLSTFDGAYTFTKDQSLNLIENSKDRLFSIFHIKDFVLALGDNRLYKFKNSKLINTVPIRMGTNLFLSNANKIYVTTSRNGIIQYSIDSNETKDYLPEITGFCTSILSLGSKHWLSYKSEGVYLIDENEGKPKWKYFNQNHGLPDVNAISILKSVDNEILFTTTKGFYTLNKNPKADSSNLFIPHSSITDEKLNINHIDQDENGNLWLTVVDKSQNQSVIKLQRNKNGSYQKIERSLKVIPNQNFSSVYVDDLEDSIVWIAGNEGLYRFDEKVKLNLDASFNTFIKGVSLNDSILSKGLYTEFRASDSIPTLVIDQPETSVPKIKFSNNNIKFEFSALFYEQPERNKYSYQLQGFDKEWSGWSSMNNKEYTNLPAGKYQFKVKSKNLYDTEGKTAIYKFEILPPWYQTTWAYFIFSIIIVTIIWLLMLAYTYRVRQQRKRLKLIVADRTFEVIQQKKVIEKQLLKMSNLNEEISQQRDDILEKNQELESSQDQIISANNKLQELNQALETRVEKRTAKIKDTIKKLQQTNKDLDTFTYKTSHDLKGPISRIKGILALARFENPESKTDKYLDLIEKTTKEMDILLSKLTQVHNIYNSKVEYNTIDIPTIFKEVMEKISPLVEQSKFKFQFDLKNENELKTDEKMLELILLNLLENALIYADDKKPQQEIKLSTLRKENTFYLSIEDNGVGIAEKQLPRIFEMFYRGSEKSLGNGLGLYLVKVAVEKIGAKLKVETEEFVFTRITIEFPLKG, via the coding sequence TTGAAAGGAAAACTCTTACATATAAGCAAAGCCTACCGAGAGAAAAAAACCACTTACGTGGTCTTTTTCATATTTCTTTCATTTTATCATGTTTTCCCAAGTAATAGTCAGTCATTCTTCTCACCGATGATGCATCATTATTCCGCAAAAGACTATAAAGCGGGACTATCAAATTGGGATATGCTTCAATCTACAGACGATCTTCTATTCTTCTCTAATCTCTCTGGACTACTTCATTTTGACGGTAAGGAATGGCAATATATAACTATTAAAGGAGGGAAAATTTCTCGAGCTATTCATCGAGATCATAATGGAAGAATTTTTGTCGGTAGTAATGATGAATTTGGATATTTAGATATTGACAATAGTGGAAACACTTATTATCAATCATTAAGTAACAATCTTGAACTAAAAAGATTTGGACAAATACTTCAAATCTTAAGTATAAAAAATGATATATATTTCATTAGCTCGAAATACCTTATACGTTTTAATCAGGATGTTTTTAAATATTGGGAATTAAAAAGAGGTGTTGGAGGATTTATTCACCAAGAAAAACTATACATCAAACAATCTAATCAGGCACTTTTAAAACTTAACAAAGATAGTTTAATTGCCCTTTCAGGACCTAATATAGAAATACCTGTAGCTATAAGAGGTAATACTATTACTGCAAATGATTTAAACGAGAAGTATATTATTGGAATAGGTCAAAAGAAAGGCTTTATCTTTAGAAACGATTCAATAATAGAGACTAAAGATCAATATCCATTTGGAGATTTATTGCTTTCACTGAGTAAAAATAAAGACAATTCCTATTGGGCAGCGACTGCCAACAACGGTATTTTTAATTTTAACATAGGAGATTCAGTATTTAATCATTTGGATGTTAGTAAAGGCTTAGCAAGTAACATTAATTTTAATATCTATTCTGACAAACAAAATGGGATCTGGGCAATGCATCAAGAAGGCATTACTAGAATTCAAGGATCAAAAAAAATCATGCATTGGGGTGAAGATTTGGATTTTGATGCTCCAATTAGTAAAATCTTGAATATTAAAAATCAAATTTATCTATCGACTTTTGATGGGGCTTATACCTTTACTAAAGATCAAAGTCTTAACCTTATAGAGAATTCTAAAGACAGGCTCTTTAGTATTTTTCATATCAAAGATTTTGTACTTGCATTAGGCGATAATAGGCTTTATAAATTCAAAAACTCTAAACTAATTAATACAGTCCCAATTAGGATGGGAACCAATCTTTTCCTCTCCAATGCAAATAAAATTTATGTTACCACTTCAAGAAACGGAATCATTCAATACTCTATTGACTCCAATGAAACTAAAGATTATTTACCTGAAATAACTGGCTTTTGTACCAGCATACTGAGTTTAGGCTCCAAACACTGGCTCAGTTACAAATCGGAGGGGGTTTACTTAATTGATGAAAATGAGGGAAAACCCAAATGGAAGTATTTTAACCAAAATCACGGTTTACCTGATGTAAATGCAATCAGTATTTTAAAATCAGTTGATAATGAAATCCTCTTTACAACCACGAAGGGTTTTTATACATTAAATAAAAATCCTAAAGCTGATTCGAGTAATTTATTTATCCCTCATTCTTCCATCACAGATGAAAAGCTGAACATTAACCATATTGACCAAGATGAAAATGGAAACCTGTGGCTAACTGTAGTTGATAAGTCGCAAAATCAATCCGTTATAAAACTTCAAAGAAATAAAAATGGAAGTTACCAAAAGATAGAAAGATCCTTAAAGGTCATCCCTAATCAGAATTTCTCAAGTGTTTATGTGGATGATCTGGAGGATAGCATAGTTTGGATCGCAGGAAATGAAGGTTTATATCGATTTGACGAAAAAGTAAAACTAAATTTAGATGCCTCATTTAATACCTTTATAAAAGGAGTAAGTCTAAATGATTCTATACTTTCAAAAGGATTATACACAGAATTTAGGGCTTCAGATAGCATTCCAACCTTAGTAATTGATCAACCTGAAACATCGGTTCCTAAAATCAAATTTTCGAATAATAATATCAAATTTGAATTTAGTGCACTTTTTTATGAGCAGCCTGAAAGAAATAAATACTCCTATCAGCTTCAAGGTTTTGACAAGGAATGGTCAGGATGGTCAAGTATGAACAATAAGGAATACACCAATTTGCCAGCAGGTAAGTATCAATTCAAAGTAAAGTCTAAGAATTTATACGATACAGAAGGTAAAACGGCTATTTACAAATTTGAAATTTTACCGCCCTGGTATCAAACTACTTGGGCCTACTTTATATTCAGCATTATTATAGTCACCATCATCTGGCTTTTGATGTTAGCCTATACCTACAGAGTCCGCCAACAAAGAAAAAGACTGAAATTAATTGTAGCTGACCGCACCTTTGAAGTAATCCAACAGAAAAAAGTTATAGAGAAACAACTATTAAAAATGTCAAATCTCAATGAGGAGATTAGTCAACAACGAGATGATATTCTAGAAAAAAATCAGGAATTAGAAAGTTCACAAGATCAAATTATCTCTGCAAATAATAAACTTCAAGAGTTAAATCAGGCCTTGGAAACAAGGGTAGAAAAAAGGACTGCGAAGATAAAAGACACTATTAAAAAACTGCAGCAAACCAATAAAGATTTAGATACTTTCACTTATAAAACATCGCATGATTTAAAGGGACCAATCAGTAGAATCAAAGGTATATTAGCATTGGCAAGGTTTGAAAACCCAGAATCTAAGACTGATAAGTATTTGGATTTGATTGAAAAGACCACCAAAGAGATGGACATTCTCTTGAGCAAGCTAACTCAAGTTCATAATATCTATAATTCCAAAGTTGAATATAATACCATTGATATTCCAACCATCTTTAAGGAAGTAATGGAAAAGATCAGTCCGTTGGTTGAACAATCAAAATTCAAGTTTCAGTTCGATCTGAAAAATGAAAATGAGTTGAAAACAGACGAAAAAATGCTGGAGCTGATTTTACTCAACTTGCTGGAAAATGCACTGATTTATGCTGATGATAAAAAACCACAACAAGAAATTAAGCTTAGTACTTTAAGAAAGGAAAACACTTTCTATCTATCCATAGAAGACAATGGAGTGGGGATTGCTGAAAAACAACTGCCTAGGATTTTCGAAATGTTCTATAGAGGTTCTGAAAAATCATTAGGAAATGGACTGGGATTATATTTAGTGAAAGTTGCAGTAGAAAAAATAGGGGCTAAACTTAAAGTAGAAACTGAAGAATTTGTATTTACTAGGATAACTATTGAATTTCCTTTGAAGGGGTGA
- a CDS encoding DUF5777 family beta-barrel protein yields the protein MRKLLIVLMVQFWVFDVLSQEDREKVFRDTRIVNGHSTEVLPKGMMKFIISHRFGAVSSGVQQLWGLDNSTIRIGLDYAFTDNINVGFGRSSLQKHYDFYLKYRFLQQRKEGGSPVSLVYYTNAAIRTIQTPQTEDLSFTNNLSFVHQLLLARKFNEFISFQIMPTYVHRNFVLDLESNNDIYSIGTASRIQVTKVLAFNLEYYFNLPDQLASQYQSSAGLGIELETKGHIFQLNFTNSLGMIAPLYVAETTGRIEEGDIHFGFNITRDFKIGARK from the coding sequence ATGCGGAAATTACTTATAGTTTTGATGGTGCAGTTTTGGGTGTTTGATGTTTTGTCTCAAGAAGACCGAGAAAAAGTATTTAGAGATACCAGGATTGTCAATGGACATTCTACAGAAGTGCTACCTAAGGGAATGATGAAGTTTATCATTTCTCATAGGTTTGGAGCAGTTAGCTCAGGGGTTCAGCAGCTTTGGGGTCTTGATAATTCCACTATTCGAATCGGACTGGATTATGCTTTTACCGATAATATTAATGTAGGATTCGGGAGAAGCTCTTTACAAAAGCATTATGATTTCTATTTAAAATATAGATTTCTACAACAGCGTAAGGAGGGAGGAAGCCCAGTTTCTTTGGTTTATTACACCAATGCTGCTATCAGAACTATCCAAACGCCTCAAACTGAAGATCTATCTTTTACAAATAACTTGAGTTTTGTACATCAATTGCTCCTAGCCAGAAAATTTAATGAATTTATTAGTTTTCAAATTATGCCGACTTACGTACATCGTAATTTTGTATTAGACTTAGAAAGCAATAATGATATTTATAGCATTGGTACAGCGAGTAGAATCCAAGTCACTAAAGTATTAGCCTTTAATTTAGAATACTATTTTAATCTACCAGATCAATTGGCAAGCCAATATCAATCGTCAGCAGGTTTAGGAATTGAATTAGAAACCAAAGGTCATATTTTCCAATTGAATTTCACCAACTCTTTGGGGATGATTGCTCCTTTATATGTTGCAGAGACTACTGGGAGAATTGAAGAAGGAGATATTCATTTTGGTTTTAATATCACCAGGGATTTCAAAATTGGGGCAAGAAAATAA
- a CDS encoding helix-turn-helix domain-containing protein, producing MAISQENVKLIFGLKVRQLRLEKGLSFAQLSKQTGLSASYLNEIEKGKKYPKIEKINKLSETLEVSFDDLVSLQLSKKLAPLGELLQSNLFKELPLELFGIEPAHLLDLLSNAPAKLGAFLSTLIEISRNYGLRVESLYLNMLRSFQEMHDNYFESIEEEVEGFRTLFFKKASFPYSFQQLEEILKSEYDYQVLPKGLEHQQELKPLRSMTVPGENPRLLMNPKLTESQQLFTMAKELGYHTLELNPRPLTSSWISVNSFEEVLNNYKASYFACALALPEKAIVEDLRKFLSEQQFNSDLLLNILETYQCTPEMLMHRMTNLLPKVFGIKELFFLRFSTSNEETFKLTKEMHLSGLHNPHGTALDQHYCRRWASIEILKELRNQEGEDDNFKCKVQRSQYVNSENEYLIISLAKPSNKNIGQNSSVSIGLLITPAMKRKVKFHNDSVIPIRIVNETCETCPLYDCQERAAPAHVYEETQQLNAMKKAVELLTRQ from the coding sequence ATGGCTATATCCCAAGAAAATGTAAAATTGATATTTGGTTTGAAAGTGCGGCAATTACGTCTGGAAAAAGGCTTGTCTTTTGCGCAATTATCAAAGCAAACAGGCTTGTCCGCATCTTACTTAAACGAAATAGAAAAAGGTAAAAAGTATCCTAAAATTGAGAAGATCAACAAGCTTTCAGAAACACTTGAAGTCAGTTTTGATGATTTGGTTTCTTTACAACTTAGTAAAAAATTAGCTCCATTAGGGGAATTATTGCAATCCAACCTATTCAAAGAACTGCCTTTAGAGCTTTTCGGTATTGAGCCAGCTCATCTATTAGATTTGTTAAGTAATGCACCTGCAAAATTAGGTGCATTTTTAAGTACACTAATAGAAATTAGTAGAAATTATGGCTTAAGAGTAGAGAGTTTATATCTGAATATGTTACGTTCATTCCAGGAAATGCATGATAACTATTTTGAAAGCATAGAGGAGGAAGTTGAAGGATTTAGAACTCTGTTTTTTAAAAAAGCTTCCTTTCCTTATAGTTTTCAGCAATTAGAAGAGATACTCAAATCTGAATATGATTATCAAGTGTTGCCAAAAGGATTAGAGCATCAGCAAGAACTTAAACCTTTGCGATCAATGACAGTTCCTGGTGAAAATCCACGATTGTTGATGAACCCTAAATTAACGGAATCGCAGCAGCTCTTTACAATGGCAAAAGAATTGGGGTATCATACTTTAGAATTGAATCCGCGCCCCTTAACTTCCAGTTGGATTTCGGTCAATTCTTTTGAAGAGGTATTGAACAATTACAAAGCCTCCTACTTTGCTTGCGCGTTGGCATTACCTGAAAAAGCAATCGTGGAAGATTTAAGGAAGTTCCTTTCAGAGCAACAATTCAATTCAGACCTACTTCTCAATATTTTGGAAACTTACCAATGTACCCCTGAAATGTTGATGCACAGAATGACAAACCTGTTGCCCAAGGTATTTGGGATTAAAGAGCTCTTCTTTCTAAGATTTAGTACATCAAACGAAGAAACTTTTAAACTAACAAAGGAAATGCATCTTTCAGGTTTGCATAATCCTCATGGAACGGCTTTAGATCAGCACTACTGCAGAAGATGGGCATCCATTGAAATCCTCAAGGAATTACGAAATCAAGAAGGAGAAGATGATAACTTTAAATGCAAAGTTCAAAGGAGTCAATATGTAAATTCTGAAAATGAATATTTAATTATCAGCCTAGCTAAGCCGAGTAATAAAAATATTGGTCAAAATAGCAGTGTATCTATTGGTTTATTAATTACACCTGCCATGAAACGAAAAGTGAAATTTCATAATGATTCGGTTATTCCTATTAGGATTGTGAATGAAACTTGCGAAACTTGTCCACTTTATGATTGCCAAGAAAGAGCTGCCCCTGCACATGTTTATGAAGAAACCCAACAATTGAATGCTATGAAGAAGGCGGTGGAATTATTAACTAGGCAATAA
- a CDS encoding c-type cytochrome has protein sequence MHKLKYKYWYISSLSLLILMFSFTPFSDKEITHQQNLVDVLKSLGQDYPEHYIENPDSLDVKRGYDLIHKGKTKPPDGFASNAISKFYTCTSCHNVVREDPDLTVVDQDARLKYAMQNELPYLQGTTFWGAVNKESWYNDDYVLKYGSLVEKAKGSLKESINLCATVCSQGRELEDWEMKSILSYLWSLQMKIGDLDLTDKEIDHINKLAESDSDSAKAYLKSHYLTKSPATFADLPDSKEKGYPMEGRPQFGKAIYELGCQHCHHAYGESDLVLDNSILTFKWLKKHIPENSKKSIYEIIRNGSYSELGHKEYMPNYTLEKMSHQQVEDLRAYIELNLK, from the coding sequence ATGCATAAATTGAAATATAAATACTGGTACATATCATCATTAAGTCTGCTGATTTTGATGTTTTCTTTTACTCCTTTCAGTGACAAAGAAATTACTCATCAGCAAAACTTAGTGGATGTATTGAAATCATTAGGACAGGATTATCCTGAACACTATATTGAAAATCCTGATTCTTTAGATGTAAAAAGAGGGTATGACCTCATTCATAAAGGAAAAACGAAGCCTCCAGATGGCTTTGCTTCAAATGCTATAAGTAAGTTTTACACCTGCACCAGTTGTCATAATGTTGTAAGAGAAGATCCCGATCTTACTGTGGTCGATCAAGATGCTCGATTAAAATATGCTATGCAAAATGAACTCCCCTATTTACAAGGTACTACATTTTGGGGTGCTGTCAACAAAGAATCATGGTATAATGACGATTATGTTTTGAAGTATGGAAGTTTGGTAGAAAAGGCTAAAGGAAGCTTAAAAGAAAGCATCAATTTGTGTGCTACAGTTTGTTCTCAAGGAAGAGAATTAGAAGATTGGGAAATGAAGAGTATCCTTTCATATCTGTGGAGTCTTCAGATGAAAATTGGTGATTTAGACTTAACAGATAAAGAAATTGACCATATTAATAAATTGGCAGAATCCGATAGCGACAGTGCCAAAGCTTATCTAAAATCTCATTATTTAACAAAGTCACCAGCTACTTTTGCAGATTTACCAGATAGCAAAGAAAAAGGGTATCCTATGGAAGGAAGACCACAGTTTGGAAAAGCTATTTATGAACTAGGCTGTCAGCATTGCCATCATGCCTATGGAGAAAGTGATTTGGTTTTAGATAATTCTATTTTGACTTTTAAATGGCTTAAAAAGCATATACCCGAGAATAGCAAAAAGTCAATATATGAAATAATTAGAAATGGTTCTTATTCTGAATTGGGACATAAAGAATATATGCCAAATTATACTTTAGAGAAAATGAGCCATCAGCAAGTGGAGGATTTAAGAGCTTATATTGAATTGAATTTGAAGTGA
- a CDS encoding DUF7282 domain-containing protein, producing MMKIKKRNFKSIIKNSLLGIAASSLLFTACNNEEDGTIEPEMPTGMLTVSDQSISQNTIVVSSANLEHDSWIVVHASEGGSPVVPDIISEPVLVEAGESSDIEITLNDFSSLSDGANVWVMLHTDDGEEGVYEFDGASGLDAPITTEEGEIVMSEITLAAPSITAGNQVVNENMVTIEEVNAAVDGWIVIHEDDGEGNPGTVLGQTFVEAGLNENVSVDLGDATFAGGEMLFPMLHIESPADGEYGFPDNGDGPEVFGENVIVVGMETTAATGSITAENQVVDANTITVSDLTVNATAWVVVHASNAAGDGPQVPEIISTPVQLEAGSNSDVEIELTETVVGGDELYIMLHTENGVIGEYEFDGANGFDGPITTEKITINAPTGSITASDQIIQGNTLLASNLTVDATAWVVVHASNEAGDGPQVPEIISTPVQLEAGSNDNVEIELTEAVNGGDVLYVMLHTENGTIGEYEFDGANGFDGPITTQAITIEAPTGEFTANNQTLTNGNVIVESITVGQPSWVVIHRDNGMGSFVAPGIISEPVALEAGTSTDVEISFADGETVEDGETLWIMLHNDNGVVGEYEFDGANGFDNPITFSDIEVSTATTINYDVTNDGTSSYIFTGDGLTDASNPDLTLVRGETYTFTVNASGHPFYINETQGTGTSNAYNNGVTNNGAQSGTVTFTVPNDAPNTLFYNCEFHSSMTGTIAITD from the coding sequence ATGATGAAGATAAAAAAACGAAATTTTAAGAGTATTATTAAGAACAGCTTACTAGGAATAGCAGCTTCAAGTTTACTATTCACAGCCTGTAACAATGAAGAGGATGGGACGATAGAACCTGAAATGCCAACTGGCATGCTAACCGTTTCTGATCAAAGCATTTCTCAAAATACCATTGTAGTATCAAGTGCCAATTTAGAGCATGACAGCTGGATTGTAGTACATGCAAGCGAAGGAGGTAGTCCTGTAGTTCCTGATATTATTTCAGAACCAGTTCTTGTAGAAGCAGGCGAAAGCAGTGACATTGAAATAACACTAAACGATTTTTCCAGCCTATCAGATGGAGCAAATGTTTGGGTTATGTTGCATACAGATGATGGAGAGGAAGGTGTATATGAATTTGATGGAGCCAGTGGATTAGATGCTCCTATCACTACAGAAGAAGGAGAAATCGTAATGAGTGAAATCACGCTAGCGGCACCAAGTATTACTGCTGGAAATCAGGTAGTGAATGAAAATATGGTAACCATTGAGGAAGTAAATGCTGCTGTTGATGGCTGGATTGTAATCCATGAGGATGATGGCGAAGGTAACCCTGGCACAGTTTTAGGTCAAACCTTTGTTGAAGCAGGACTAAATGAAAACGTTTCTGTTGATTTAGGTGATGCTACTTTCGCAGGTGGTGAAATGTTGTTCCCAATGTTACACATTGAAAGTCCTGCTGATGGAGAATATGGCTTCCCTGATAATGGAGATGGTCCAGAAGTATTTGGTGAAAACGTGATAGTAGTAGGTATGGAAACAACTGCAGCTACAGGATCAATCACAGCTGAAAATCAAGTAGTTGATGCAAATACTATCACTGTAAGTGATTTGACGGTAAATGCAACTGCTTGGGTAGTGGTGCATGCAAGCAATGCAGCAGGTGACGGTCCGCAGGTGCCGGAAATCATTTCTACTCCAGTACAATTGGAGGCAGGTTCTAATAGTGATGTCGAAATCGAATTAACCGAAACTGTAGTCGGTGGAGATGAGCTATATATAATGCTGCACACTGAAAATGGTGTAATTGGTGAATACGAATTTGATGGAGCTAACGGTTTCGATGGACCTATTACCACTGAAAAGATTACAATTAATGCACCAACAGGTAGCATTACGGCTTCAGATCAAATTATACAAGGAAACACACTTCTTGCAAGTAACTTAACTGTTGACGCTACTGCATGGGTGGTTGTACATGCTAGCAATGAAGCTGGCGATGGCCCACAAGTACCAGAAATTATTTCAACCCCAGTACAATTAGAGGCAGGTTCAAATGATAATGTAGAAATTGAATTGACAGAAGCAGTTAATGGCGGAGATGTATTGTATGTTATGTTACATACTGAAAATGGAACAATCGGAGAGTATGAATTTGATGGAGCAAATGGTTTTGATGGTCCAATTACCACTCAAGCTATTACTATTGAAGCCCCAACAGGTGAATTTACTGCAAATAACCAAACTTTAACCAACGGTAATGTCATAGTTGAAAGTATAACAGTAGGTCAGCCTTCATGGGTAGTGATTCATAGAGACAACGGAATGGGCTCTTTTGTAGCACCAGGGATAATATCAGAGCCAGTTGCTTTGGAAGCAGGAACCTCAACCGATGTTGAAATATCTTTTGCTGATGGCGAGACTGTCGAGGACGGAGAAACATTATGGATAATGTTACACAATGATAATGGTGTTGTAGGTGAATACGAATTTGACGGTGCTAATGGCTTTGACAATCCTATTACATTCTCTGACATTGAAGTTTCAACAGCAACTACCATCAATTATGATGTAACCAATGATGGGACAAGTTCTTATATATTTACGGGGGATGGCTTAACTGATGCTTCAAACCCTGATCTTACCTTAGTAAGAGGTGAAACTTATACTTTCACAGTAAATGCTTCCGGACATCCATTCTACATTAATGAAACGCAAGGAACAGGTACTTCCAATGCATATAACAATGGAGTAACTAATAATGGTGCTCAGTCTGGAACGGTGACTTTTACAGTTCCTAACGATGCTCCTAATACCTTATTCTATAATTGTGAATTCCATAGCTCTATGACAGGAACTATTGCAATTACGGATTAA
- a CDS encoding RrF2 family transcriptional regulator produces MISKKSKYAINALVHLGRKYGEGPTLISTIAEEESIPQKFLEAILLELKNDGILGSKKGKGGGYYLRKDPETVNLAQVLRLFDGAIALLPCVTFKFYECCEECKDEETCSIREAFLKVRNETVKIFKGQTLKGLLDREKKLIAKKKG; encoded by the coding sequence ATGATTTCCAAAAAGTCAAAATACGCCATTAACGCATTAGTCCATTTGGGTAGAAAATACGGAGAAGGGCCCACATTAATCAGTACAATAGCTGAAGAAGAAAGTATACCGCAGAAATTTTTGGAAGCCATACTCCTTGAATTAAAAAATGATGGCATTTTAGGCAGTAAAAAAGGAAAGGGAGGAGGTTATTACCTTCGAAAAGATCCTGAAACGGTAAACCTAGCTCAAGTATTAAGATTATTTGATGGTGCTATTGCTTTGCTTCCTTGCGTTACTTTTAAGTTTTATGAATGCTGCGAGGAATGCAAAGACGAAGAAACTTGCTCTATTCGAGAAGCCTTCCTGAAAGTTCGTAATGAAACGGTTAAAATTTTTAAGGGACAAACCCTCAAGGGACTGTTGGACAGAGAGAAAAAATTGATAGCGAAGAAGAAGGGATGA
- a CDS encoding YgaP family membrane protein: MKANMGAADKTVRIVLAIAVGGLYFFGVISGTIAIILGILAIIIVASSFISFCLLYYPFGISTRRKAAK; this comes from the coding sequence ATGAAAGCCAATATGGGAGCAGCTGATAAAACCGTGAGGATTGTATTAGCTATTGCAGTAGGAGGTTTGTATTTCTTTGGAGTTATATCTGGAACTATAGCCATCATCCTAGGAATCCTAGCTATAATAATTGTGGCAAGCAGTTTTATTAGTTTTTGCCTGCTTTATTATCCATTTGGGATATCTACAAGGAGAAAAGCAGCAAAATAG